A stretch of DNA from Cryptomeria japonica chromosome 4, Sugi_1.0, whole genome shotgun sequence:
ccaatCGACAATGGCCTCCTGTTATTTCTTTCCACCATAGATAATCTTCTCGATCAAGAAGACATGCATTTGTGAGAGGAAATAGTCATCTGTCAATTTCCGATGCACCCTCCCATCACTTTCCTCTTCCTGAATGAAGATCTTttcaaaaatctcccactctttctcaaaGTTATCTTTTTCCACATTCATCATACGACACAAAACTTCCAACTTCTGTTCCATACAAAATAGTTGGCCTATGAATAACAAATTCTCTTTCTTCAGCCTCACATTTTTTTCCTCTTTGTAGTCGTCCCAATTCTTAGTCTCAACTTCCTCAATTTTATCTTTACTCACCTCAACGTCTTCCTCTTCAGCCGAATCCAAATTgtcaagaaattcttcaataacaaaatcagcatcatcatcttcttcttccatctctgctcaagccaatcACGACTTTGATACCAACTGTTGATTCAAAACACGTAGAGAAACATAATaaaaacaactaaactaaaacataaatgaaccaaaaaaataaaCAAGGACAGAAAATGTaatatttatagtggttcaccatagAGGCTACATCCACTCTCAAGCAAGGAAATCTCATATGTTAACTAATCTGCAATACACCCATACATAAActgcacacatatatatatacattcatatttaGCTAAAAGACGGAGAGATGGGGAATGGGAAAGGTCATGTGACTAGTGGGGTTCACATTCCCAATACACCCTCCCCTGATAATAGGGAGTTTAAGCCTATGTTccttttgttatgtttttttttcaaaGAGATTAAGGGAAAAACTTGTCCTTTAGAGGCTAACAGAAcgacttaaaccacacacactaagcataCATTTCTAAGTTTAAAAGTATTAAACACTGAGAGTTgattgacattttctaggcttaatatattgcttaatgtgtgtggtcacactaagaatacacttctaggctaaAAATTGTTAAACACTCATtgttgactgacattctctagacttaatatgttactTAATGTTATTTAAGGTTGGTTGAGGCTAACAACTGGCTCGACTTGGTTATATAGTCAATGCTGGGTGAAAATGATAAGAAAGTATTAGAGGGGTCAACAGATTAGAAAGACATCCTTAGAAGAAGAAAGGGATACTCTTAACTCCTCAATAGCCTATGCTGCATGTTGTACTTTAACCTCTCATTATCAGAAGGAATATTTTCTTTTAAGTGTGATgagttgaatatatatatatatatatatatatatatatatatatatatatgcacacacacttTTCTTAGACTATTTGTTGATAGAGTTAATATAACTATTGGTCGGAGTGTATTATACTTGATGGATTAAGTAAATTAGTTTCAATTTAATATTGAATTGTTTTGGATGCAAATTGTTGTGTCTATAATTAGATTGAATAATAAACTCATTAAATTCATAATATAACTTAcaaaaataattattcaattagGAATATTTTAATGCTTTAGTCTGTATGTATTTTGGTTCTAGGCCATTCTATTAAAGTCATCTTTAACCTTGTCATAAGAGTAATCAAGAGTTTGACTAGATCCTTAATAACTTTAACCATTGCATAACTTTTCCCCAATATATTGGTAGGGCTAATTAGAGTGATCCAAAccctatttttaaaatatgtatctTTTAAAGTGGAAGCCTATGTTTGTTAAGGTGTAAGTGGTTGAACACTCCAAAATAATTTTATCTAGGTCGATTCATGACTTCATATGGAGTTGTGAGTGTGTCTTTGGAAGTACTTACTCACCTTTTTAGCATATCCACGCCTTTTGGGTAGTGTCTTAGGAAATTTGTGGTTTATATAGTTACCCTTGTGCATTTGGTAGGCCTTACACTTATTAGTTGTAAGTAGAGTTTTATTTTATTgtgttaaaaaaaaatcttttgggtTTTGAGTCATAACCATTGTTTGGTCATGACAACAAACTACaacaataattttaaatattccatTTCTCAACTAAAACCAAGTAATTCTATCTTTCCTTTCCCATACAAATTGAATCATTTCTAAATTTTTAGGAAAAGTAAATGGTTTTTttgtaattataatatattttaaaattataagtaATGCATGAACATAAAACTATAGATTTTAACTATCATTTACCATATCttttcaaaaatatataaaaatttaaggaattcaaaccATTGAAAGAGAAAGAAACAAAGACTCATTAATCAAACTTGAAGTTCAACAAGACCTTTAGTTAGGTAAAAAATTCTTATAGATTGGTGCCTTTACGCATCTAATGATGAATTTATCTATGATGAGGGTTTCATTCTTTTTCCTTCATAAATCATTGAAGAAGATATTTCTAATAAGGATCCCAAGTGTAAAAACTTATTATTCTCCTCCCTTCCTTCACTttcattgaaatattttttttagaccattgtaattaataaaatataaattatttaatcaaatttaatgttATGATCCCTTCAATTTCTATTTATAAATTAAATGTAATCTAATATACAACAATCTTGATTGTCTTAGTATTTTATTGAAATATATGAAACTAAAGATATTATGTTTCTAAGAttgaagtgatcaagaatacatcTAAATATGTATAATTGATACAAATAGTTAAATGAAATGAGATATGGTTTATTATTTTGATTAAGTGatagggaaaagaaaggaacactAACCTAGTATAATGAAAAAATTAATGTAAGATGGGTCAAAACAACGAGACCACATATAGTAACCATTATAGAGACAAGAAACAAAGtaacaaatgaaataaaataacGTTAATAAGAAAAAATCACAATGTATAAAGGACCTATATGAACCAAAAACAACAATGTATGTAGCGAGTAGAAAAGTAACCTAGTCCTTGAAGATTGAAGGTAACTTTAAGACTATTAGAGAATACCCTTAAATGAGTCAACATCATTATTGCACTCACTAATAACAATATTGTTATCCTTTATTTAGACCTAGACATTTTCAATTTAGTTATTTTTGTTCTTGAGATTGTGCTTTCTCAAAATTGTTTTctcaaatttatattattatttagaaAACTATTTATTTAAAGTAGCATTTTATGATTGAAATGAGAATTTTATTGATTATAAAAAAACTATTCCTACTATTATCTTAAGAAATATCATATTTTTTTTCTTGGACTATTTCTTAGGAAGCAATTTCTATCCCttctatattttttatttggtGCAAATAGTAACCTTTAATATTTTACTCTTATTATCTTCTATCTCCTTTATTGAAGAAGAGTTTTTATTTGTtactattatattataaatatgagCATGTCCACTACTAATTGTATTATTGTTAGAGTGTGACTCCACACTTTTATGATCAATTGGCTAAAAAAAAAGTAATTAGATTATTTTATTTGTGAAACCCATTTAGTAGAGTGGAAGTGTATAAatatctattttattattatttttttcatttttttatgcatGATCTTCGCTATTGCTAATCAAAAAATTCTATATCTATGCTTACATCACTTTTATTTCCTTTTAGttattttcattaataattttaaCTCAGTATTATTTAATTCAAGGTAGGTTTCTTATGGCAATTTTATTATGTCCAATCTATTGCAACTTTAACATATGATAACACAACTATGTCAAACTTAAACAATAATGTGTAGTAGTTGTACATAGAATTTACAATATCTAATAAATTGGTGTGATTGATTCTTCTTTACATGTTCTTATTCCATTTAAAGTCTCTTAGAAAATTTATCAAGGTAAATTTCTAATTAGCTCTAGTGTATGATACTTTTATCCTTTTGttggtttttattttttatgtatccAATATTTTTTACCATTCATTGTTTGGAGGAATGGTGGTTTATCTCACCTTATGATACTTCACAATGCATTATTTCTCCATTTATATTTCTAGgcctttagaaaaaaaaaaagataggtAAGCACTCTCCTCTACCTAGACTATATAGAGGACTTGTAGCTTCCTAGAAAatcttcataaaataaaaaaatataattcttACTTATTTCTCTAAGAGGtgtgatatttttttataaatatttagcCATATTTTAATACTTTTGgtgaagtttgaagatctaatTTACTATAATTGCAACACTACTTTTCTAACAACATGGAACAAGCCATTAACATCAAGCCCTTGGACTAGTTTAAAATTATTTATCCATTCTTCATATTTATAATAAATCAATTGAATCAAAGCTAACATTTTAATTAATGTGATCCTTAGCTTGAACTTCTATCCTAtatagaaagaaaaagataaacatACAATCATTCTATTTTCTTGATTGATTGGCTGCAACGTAGCTCTTGAGGCAACAATTGAAACAATTTGCATAATGATTAtacataaatattatttttatgaaaACAAAAAGAAATCCTTTCAAGGTTTCACTCCTCTAATCCCCTTTTTTCTAGaatatcttaattttttttatatcattACAAAATGTGAATCCTATGGTTTTAAGAGTTTCCTTCTACCAAAACTAGTGTTTAATAGAAATATAGTGAGTTGTATTATAGTCAGAACAAATCCTAATTGGttggaattttttgaaaaaaatattgagCTTTATCATTCATTCTTCCACCTTTctagaatattttaaattttaaaatttatactactaaaatgaattaaatacaaatataaagATTGCCTTATTTCACTAATATCAATAGATTAAAATTTTCTCTTATAAAAATACAAAGACTCTTACCATTTTACATAGGCAAGGTCATCTTGGATGAACCCCACAAGACTGTGACTTTTCTAGGTTTGAgttatgaaaataaatttaatatctaGCTACGTTGTGAGATAAAGGAAATAAAACtatttttgttttaagaaaaaaataggttttaaagggACCTCAAAACTCTAAGATCAAAGAGCTATAAACAGATAAACAAACAGCCAATCAACAACTtaacaacaataaaaaaaactCCCAAATATAGACCCCTAAAACAATAGGTCAACAAAAGAGAACATAAAACCTAACAGAGGTTATTTAGGGCTTCTGTAACATTAGCTTCCATTTTGATCTACATTTTCAAGCAAGTTCATCAAATCTTGCAATTCAAAATTTTCTTGCTACCTAGTCTTCTTGAGATGTCTATGGGTCCTCACCAATAGACCACCACTATCCTCCTTATCAATTTAACCCTTCTTTGCTAGGTCCAGATCAATAATAATATTTCCCCCAGAATTGAATGCGTACACATTCTGTCAATTATTCACAATTGTTTTTTATCCCTTCTATGCTGGTGTgaattgtatgataactcatgtgttCCAGATTAGTAAGGTTATCATCAATTTGATTCATCGTGGCTTCAAGAACCCCTTGTTTACCATCATAGTTAGTCTTTAGGAGAGAAACATATTTGGAAACACTTTCCAAGATAGAGAGTATTCTTGTTTTCTCCTCATTAAAACTTACATTATCAGCATGAGGACTAGAGGTAGCCCAATCATCCTCGTGGCACAAAGCATCCATATTACTTTTAATGGATTTAATATTGACATTAACTTGATTCATTTCTAGAAATAACCATTTAGAAATCCTAAACTAATCAATTACAACATCCTTGGCAATACCCAAAAGTTGAAGGGGGTCCTCAGGATCACTCCCAAAGAAAGGCCCGAGTCCTTTAGTAGATCCTTGGGAAAGGGTTGACAATTAGTTATGTTAGTGTCTATGAGAGTAGACAAAGGAGGGGAAGGGGTCGTACCCAAGGAGACTTCCCCTCCACCGAGAATATTTGTCCCTTCATCAATAGAATTTTCCCCTTCCAAGTTTTGATTAATTCCTACGTCCTCAACATCATCAACACCTCATCAACCTGGCTAGGAGAGTGATACAACTCTTCCTCTTCACAAATGTTCCTTTCTCATCTCTTAGAGGGGGTTTCTCCTTTCTCTACTCCTCCAAAACCAAATTATTTTTCTTCTTAGAAGAAGCTCCATCTTTTGTAGCCTATTTTGCAACTTATGAATAATCATCCCCCTCCCTTTAATCCGTCTCCATATCCTCCTCAAAACTCGTGTTCACCAATTGCAAAGGGGAGGAACCATGGACTTTACCTTTAGAGAGAGATGCGAGAGCTTTAAAGTTCTCCATAATTTGAATAATCAATCCCTCATGAAGAAGAGGATTACTTTGTTTCTTATTATGTTGCTTAACACTAGTTTGCAGGGATGAAAGGAGATAGAAAGGTAATGAAAACAAGAGATTATGTCTAAAATGATTGAGAAAATAAAAATGATAGCCATAAATAGTGGTAAACTACCCATTCAATGTAAAATGTTGCATAAGGTCCTTAACCACACCCACCCACAAGGGTTTATGAGAGTCTACCTAGTAGCCACCTTCGAATTCTTGATAAGTTATTCTGAAAACTAGGAACCCTACAACAAATATCACCCACAATCGACATGGAAATAATTGTTTGAtaagaaccaaggcaaaaaaccaCCCCGCTGTCATTAGTAAAAAAACTCAGTAAAATCAAGAAGGGATAGGGTAGAAAACATAAACACCCACACAAGCCAAGATAAGTTAACCACCATGGATGATATCAAGCTTTAAAATGCCAAAATTAGGTGTAAGATGGTCAGTCTCATTCCAATATAAACCCTAATGCCGCAACACACCAATATGTGCAAAAGCAACTGCAAGGAAATTGCCTTCTCTAAGAATATGAGAAATATGCacattataaaaatattatatgaggtttAAAGCATCCTTGATCATAGCTCCCATAGACCAACTCAGAGTATGAGATCCCTTCTAACAATTAATTATATTGAATGAATCACCCTCAATCCACACCTTTAGGGAGCCGAGATATGGTAATCCTTACTATTTGGTTTAAGTTGGTGGATATTTCATAATGATTGCTTGCAAACAATCAAAAAGAGTTCTACTTGTTGAAGTAGTCATTCTAATTAAATATTGAAACATTTTTCTATGTTAATTATAAATTGATGGGATGATTATTGTATTTCATATGTGGTATAGATAGCAATTAGAACGATTTTCCAAATTGATTCTTTCCAATCTCTTGTGTTAAATTTGAATTTGCACGATATGAGTCATGATTATATTTTGAGTTACAAAATATGTTGGTGGAATTAATTACTCTACCCCAATATTGTAAAGTTCAAGTTAGGTCTATGCTTCAATTGAAATACAACCATGATATGTCTAAATAAGTGATTAATACAACTAAATTTTATAGGGTTACTTAATAATGGAATGCTTAATTATTTCTCAAAAATTACATGCATTAGAAATAATTTTTGATGATTTAGTCAAGTGAGTGTggttgaaatttgattttttgtagTGTGTTCCTAATTGAGTGTTTTGGGCACTACACTGTGATTGTGGAAAATTCAGCTAGATAGGAAAACAATAAATTAAGGGGATAATGCCCATATTGGAATATatgttagaaaaataataataaacaaaaggcTCAAGTTTAGAACTTAACTctctttattttaatatttatttaatcaattatgttgatgtgaatgaaaaaatataatatttaagcaaAGTTGACAAAGGTTTTTGTACATCTTCAAATCTAATAGTGATTTGTGAATTATATGTCCATTTGTCTAAAACCAAATCAGAAATTTACTAGCATCCTCATAATCTATACTCTTACGTTCCATCCTTATAACTCTTGAAAGGAACTACAAAAATAAAATAGCTGTCATCGTTAATATTGTCATTAATGAAAAGCTAATTATAGTAAGTATCTCTATTTACAAAAGGCTTAGTATGATATTCAAGTAGCTTCAAAAATTGCTTTAAAACATAAATTATTATATCTCTTTCTTTTTAAACTAGGAatgctttgtttcatcattatcattattattaataACAATTATTAAGATAGAACACAAAAAGGGTCCATGCACGCTTACTAGCGATTTCGCTTTCTACTAAGAGACCATAGAGATAATGTGTGCAACTGCGTTCCTTTCCACCCTACAGTTATGGCGGATCCATTCGGCTCAATAGTAAAATTTTCTGCAGGATTATAATGGTTGAACAAGAATCTTGCCTGACACCAAGCCTGAACGCTGAAGCTCTTTTCTTTAAATCCCGCTTGTCTGAAGAAAGACCTCCACATATCCATCTTAACGTGTCTCACCCTTCTGTACTTCCCCTCGCAGGCTAACATATTCCTTATTTCTTTCCCGCAACATACTTCTTCAAACTTGGCCCTTCTTAAATCATTTCTGTCCGGCCGCACGACCTCCAAACAATCAAAGTAAGCGCTGTAATAGAAAAGCCCCTCAACGAAACGACTTGCAAAGAAGGGGGAATTGTGTTGCCCTTCTACTTCTGAATTCACCAAAATGTGGGGCTTTAATTTCTTGATAACATTAATAGTATTTCCGAGAAGAATAGGATCATATAAAAGAGTTCTGAAAACAATTGGAGCATACACCACCACGAACTCACCAGCCTTAACGTTGAATAAATCTTCGTGAATCTCCTCGATATTTGAGATCTTGACCGGGCAGTAGGAGAAGGAAATCGCCATAGTTTTAGCAAACTCCACAAGCCTTCTTCCGCTGTTTTCAAGCTCATGGGAGTTCATTCCAACAGCTGTGATCTTGAGATACTGAAGAGAACAAGAAACTTTTTGAGTAAGGGACTGAATCAGTGATGTCCACTGGCAACCAGTTCGAATTCCCAAATCAATCACATGAACTCTGTTTCTACGGCCCATGGTGTCAATGATAGCCTGGACAGCTGTGAATTGTAGCATTATGGCATATGGATTGACCCTAGTACTGAGAGCCTCTAGAGCATACAACTCATCTTTTCCATAATCACTTGGAAAATTGTTAGTGAAATCAGGGCTTATCTGTTTCCATTTCTCTTGCTCAGGGCAGGTTTGGAATTTGATTCTCTCTTCAAGAGCATTGGAAAAATAATAACAAAGCCTCTCTATGGGGCTTCCCAGATGGGAAGATTTATTTTTACACTGGCTTACCATCCTGGAGGCTTCTTCATATTGTTCGCTGCTGACCAACTCTGCCGAGGCCAAAAGAAGGTGAACCAATTGAACCCCGTCCTGGTCTGGAACGTTAAAGTGGGAGTTCAAATTGAAGCCCTCGTGAGCCCAGGCATGCACGTACTGAGCGCCCGCCGCTTTAATGATTTCTTCAGACGACAAGCCATTCTCATTGTCAAATCCAGCCGTGACCTCGGTGAGCTCATGGCTGGTCTGGACATTATGCGGTGAAGGAAATTCCCCAAACTGGCAATATAAAACGTCATTATTCATGCTTGGATGAATCTGATCCTCTGAGATGTTTGTACATGGATAAACTTGATATTCCAAGAATTCCATTCTGGCATCGCTTGCGTGGTTGAGGTAGTCCCGAAATTCGACAGGAGAAACTTGCTGGTCAAGTTGGCTGTCAAAAGAATAAAGCTGAAGATTGTCTTGTATAGTCATATTTTCCTGATTACTCTGTAACGTTTGCAAATTAAATGATGTATTTAACTCTCTTTGGGCATAAAAGTATGCAGCCGCCCAACGAAGTTTTACTCAACTTTTATTCGACTTTTCATTCCTTACAAAGGGATGTGGACAAATACAATATCTTTAATACTTCGAAATACACGTATAACAATTGGGACACAGCAATCACAAATTGATAATTACAATTCAAAATCGTTAAATCAACCTATACTAGGTACTTGGAGTAGGTAATAATATTGCATTTACTTATTTGCATCAATCAAAATTGATTGTTATTATGTTTGTTTTCAATATAAATATGGTTTTTATAAAGTTGAAACttatatttttaaattagaaattatttatctacaatatgatgGGTGAAAAAATTTGATATTATAATAGAGAATTTATAGAAATAACAGATTTTATAAACtttttttagatttctttatatttaaaaaataaatgtttattttagataatttttattattttttattgataatcttgtaaataaagtgattttttcTCTATACCTATTATATATGGATTTGATTcacaatatttaaattaaataaaattaaaatctaatAGAATTTGGAATGCCCTCCCATCTTCTTCTGCTAGGGAATGATCATCAGTTAGGCATAAAAATTCAAGGTTTTCAAGGATCAAGTGTGGGTTTAATGGTGGTGTGAGACATGACAAGGGCTTAGAGGGAGATGTTTGGCACCGGAGATGTTTGGCACCGCCCCTTTTCATGACTAGAATCAGGTGATGTTGTCTCTCACTTTTGCATAGGCTTCAATGAGGGTTCATGGGCTCATCAAGGGACATGTGAATTTGGTTTTAGTGGATGAGGAGAAGCAGTCTTTCTAATCTGACCCATGAGTCAACcctagaaagaaaattaaagagGCTTTGTGCATGGATTCCAAGATTACGATTATGGTGGACATAACTCCTGCAAATATGCACTCTAATACAACTAGTAAGCAAAATTCCCATTTTCCTATCTTTTCATCTTTATCAACCTCTGAAGTTTACTTGGATAATTTAGCAATGGATAAGGAGGAATTTTTAATGGAGCATGCTTTGTCATGCCACTTCAAAAAGACATGGCCAAAGCTATTTGATTTGCATGTGTGGGTCACAAAGAGTTGAGAGGAATTTTAACTAGGGAAAGTCATTATTTTTTCATGTGCCAAAGGTTTCTTTATTGTGGAGTTTGATTCTCAATAGAAAATGAGATGGTGTTGGAGAATGGCCCTTGgatcttttaaaggatttttttTGTGTATGAAGCCCTAGTTTCTAGATTTTAATCCACACACAAATTTTCACTATTGCATTCTTCTGGGTGAGGCTTCCATATCTTCCCATTTAATTTTAGGAACTAGATTATCTAAAGACCATTGGGAACTATCTTGGAAGGTACCACTACTCCTTTCAGATGTAGGGTGTGCTTCTTTACAAAACATTCAACTTCACATTAGTATAAATGGTGTTTTGGGGGGGCTTAGAATACTGGCAAGATGACTTGGTCGATAGGTGTTGAAGCCTAGTATTACATCATTCCTCCTAATGCTCTGAACGATCTAGATCAAACTCAGATTTCTTTGAAGGTCAAGAAGGTTTCTTCTCCTCCTAGTAAGCTCCCTTCGCCTCTCCCAAAATCCAAGTAAGAGAAAGCATTAAGTGTGAAGCCCCTTTTTTTGATGACATATCCAACTCAAACGCTACTTAAATTAGAGAGTAACCTTAAGCATTTGGAGGCTGTTGAGAAAACATGTGTGACAAATTATGTAGGTTAAGAGTGCAACAATCAACATGGCCAAGGGTGGATTGAAGTGAAAAGGAAGAAGCACAATTAGATGAATTTGTATTCCTCCGTTAAACGAGAAAATGAGACTACTTAACTTAGTAATGCAACACTTTGGGCTGATCTTCTCATTTTAGGAGTAAGGGTTTTAAAAAGAGTAGTTGAGTATGTTGTATTGTGACTGGGGACTACATGGGTATTGTTGAATATATGTATTAAAAAATTGTTAAAGGCCACATTTTCTATGCTTTGTAGCTTCTTTTgagaattaataaaaataaaattttaccaataaaaaaaaatattacaaaaatataatttaaataatataattttaaaataacgataattcaaatttttgataataaaaagctacaacaaatatttttattacaatactataaaaGCAAGTACTCCCCACTACGTAGCACTTGTTCTTTCTCATTGGAAGTGATTTTTACTTCACCCATTTCTATTAAGGAAGAGCTAAGaataaatcattttgaaaatatttattttaagaatcaatttaattcatgtaaatttaagtattttttaatatattataaaattagaatgaATAAATCAAAGAttgtttagaaaaataaaaaactattatgGATATATAATTATGAGTTGGAGTAAAATTGTAATTGATATTTTACTTTATTGTGGTTTTGTTGTGGTCCAACTATTATGCTAGTGTTTATTGTTCAGTTACAAATATGAATGCTTGTTAGGGCCTATATAAACGCAAAAGAGTTGATATAACAAGGTTATCATACTTGAAGGTTCTTTATAGAATATCAACCAAATAAGATAATAGatgtaaaaacaaataaaaaatgattgAAATACCATGAGAATGAGAAATATGCAAAACCATCACTAATACTTTTGGGTCTAGAAGATGAAATTTCTATATGGACATAAGTATTATTAATATTAAACATATTTAATTCCTAGAATAATATAAAAATATGAAGGAAATAGGATGCATAATTTTAAGGGATAAAAAGTATGAAAAATGTGAGATAATAATATTATGTTAAATAGAATGTTAATATAAGTGAAAAAATAAGGAACTTTATATTGAGGACACTCTTAGTAAAACATTATTCTAAGAGTTAGAGAAATAAGACTAGAGAAGAAGGTGGTGAGAATTTATCTCTACTCAAAGTGATAATTCCTCAAGAGAAATGCGAGTAAGAACAAGGAGCCTTCTAGATTTGATAGTGGTAGATGTATAAAATGATAGAAACTACTATAAAATTACTCAAAATATCAAAAGAATTACAACCACACTTTTAGAATGATAAAGAGATTAAGAGAGTGCTATAAATTGTGAACTGGTGGAAACTATATGTAAGTTAGTCATGGAGGTTGTCCCACACAACTCCACTTGGAGAGAAAAACATTCTAGACCTAAAATAAGAAAGATTATGGGGATTAGGTTGTACATATTCAAGCCTAGCATCAATTAGAAATAGAATATTGACTCTTACAAAATTCTTATAATTGTATTATTTGGGGAAGCATAAATTGGAGTATACCCAAATTGTCATGGTTGAAGCTATTATAATTTAGAGATGGCTGAAGCTATTATTATTTTGTTTACCATGGATGTTCATTTCACCAATTTATTTGGTCGTCATTTTATTTTACTAAATCCCTTTCACCATAGGCATTAGATTTGGTTTTTATTCTACCTTGTTTCCTATCTTTCTGTTAGCATTAATGATCATAGAAAGAATTCATCTTCTTCGATTCTCCATGAAGGCCTTATTTTCCTCATCATTAAATATGCAAAGGCTATGTCCATTCTCTATAATCCCCCTATGGGGAAGCATAAATTGGATTATGCCCAGAATGTCACGGTACATTACTTAGATATGTCCCCTAACTCAGAGGATGGGGTCTCAAATTAAGAGGCTTTCTATCACATTGGTAATAGAAATAAGCTCTCAtccaagaagaaagtgaagaaagtaATGTCATGGTGAATTCCTTAGAAAGATCCCTCCTTTGGAAGAGTCACATCCTTATTTACTTCCCATTCCTTCC
This window harbors:
- the LOC131027305 gene encoding GRAS family protein RAM1-like, whose product is MTIQDNLQLYSFDSQLDQQVSPVEFRDYLNHASDARMEFLEYQVYPCTNISEDQIHPSMNNDVLYCQFGEFPSPHNVQTSHELTEVTAGFDNENGLSSEEIIKAAGAQYVHAWAHEGFNLNSHFNVPDQDGVQLVHLLLASAELVSSEQYEEASRMVSQCKNKSSHLGSPIERLCYYFSNALEERIKFQTCPEQEKWKQISPDFTNNFPSDYGKDELYALEALSTRVNPYAIMLQFTAVQAIIDTMGRRNRVHVIDLGIRTGCQWTSLIQSLTQKVSCSLQYLKITAVGMNSHELENSGRRLVEFAKTMAISFSYCPVKISNIEEIHEDLFNVKAGEFVVVYAPIVFRTLLYDPILLGNTINVIKKLKPHILVNSEVEGQHNSPFFASRFVEGLFYYSAYFDCLEVVRPDRNDLRRAKFEEVCCGKEIRNMLACEGKYRRVRHVKMDMWRSFFRQAGFKEKSFSVQAWCQARFLFNHYNPAENFTIEPNGSAITVGWKGTQLHTLSLWSLSRKRNR